In a genomic window of Rhododendron vialii isolate Sample 1 chromosome 12a, ASM3025357v1:
- the LOC131309521 gene encoding eukaryotic initiation factor 4A-III homolog B-like, protein MRNSYISGVLVSVFRQIGVGVNLQNCINILSLACVGGKSVGEDMRRLESGVHVLSGTSGKVCDMIKWRTLRTLQSRAINMLVLRLLLNVEDIHLGNSFLFTYLRMHFGFALLVVRWSDMEMFQILHGVACLISSTLPNEILEMTSKFMVGPGINQFFVAVEREEWKFDTV, encoded by the exons ATGAGGAACTCGTATATATCAGGAGTTCTTGTTTCAGTTTTCAGACAAATTGGTGTAGGCGTAAACTTGCAG AATTGCATTAATATACTGTCCCTTGCATGCGTTGGTGGCAAAAGTGTTGGCGAGGATATGAGAAGGCTAGAAAGTGGAGTTCATGTTTTGTCTGGAACTTCTGGGAAAGTTTGTGACATGATCAAGTGGAGAACATTGCGGACATTGCAGAGTAGAGCTATCAATATGTTGGTTCTT AGATTATTGTTAAATGTTGAGGATATTCATTTGGGGAATTCATTTCTAT TTACTTATCTAAGGATGCACTTTGGGTTTGCATTACTGGTAGTTCGCTGGTCAGACATGGAGATGTTTCAGATCCTGCATGGAGTGGCATG TTTGATATCTTCTACCCTTCCTAATGAAATTTTGGAGATGACGAGCAAGTTTATGGTTGGTCCT GGTATCAATCAGTTCTTTGTTGCAGTAGAAAGGGAGGAGTGGAAGTTTGATACTGTGTGA